One genomic window of uncultured Erythrobacter sp. includes the following:
- a CDS encoding LacI family DNA-binding transcriptional regulator, giving the protein MADTDTQNHGERAVKVRTLADLAKIAGVSPGTVSRALAGNSLVNTKTREKIEAIAREHGFRPNQMASKLRRQKTGVIGVAIPLGHDVRQQISDTFFMTLLGYLADELTEKGYDLMLRRVIPAQDEDWLDRFIGSGMVDGVFVIGQSDQFERIEDVADGYLPMVVWGNHQEGQRHCVVGSDNRLGGKLAAERLIASGAKSLAFLGDTQPIEFAARYAGAREVANKLGISIRALPTHLSPERTGEEIAEHLQEIEGEVDGIFAATDTIAVACLKEIRERGIEVPRQLKIVGFDDLPISSQTAPPLTTVRQDIAAGAKGLVDLLLRRLAGEDTESLVLPPHLVIRETA; this is encoded by the coding sequence ATGGCTGACACAGACACTCAAAATCACGGAGAACGCGCGGTCAAGGTTCGCACTCTTGCAGACCTCGCCAAGATTGCAGGTGTCTCCCCGGGGACTGTTTCGCGGGCGCTTGCTGGCAACAGTCTCGTCAATACGAAAACACGTGAGAAGATCGAAGCCATCGCACGCGAACACGGTTTTCGCCCGAACCAGATGGCGAGCAAGCTCCGCAGGCAGAAAACAGGGGTTATCGGCGTCGCGATCCCGCTTGGCCATGACGTGAGACAACAGATCTCGGACACTTTCTTCATGACCCTGCTCGGCTATCTGGCAGACGAACTGACCGAGAAGGGATATGACCTCATGCTGAGGCGTGTCATTCCCGCTCAGGACGAGGATTGGCTCGACCGGTTTATCGGCTCAGGCATGGTCGACGGCGTTTTCGTGATTGGCCAGTCCGACCAGTTCGAACGGATCGAGGATGTGGCAGATGGCTATCTACCGATGGTTGTCTGGGGGAACCATCAGGAAGGTCAGCGACACTGCGTTGTCGGGTCCGATAACCGTTTAGGCGGAAAGCTCGCCGCCGAGAGGCTCATCGCGTCGGGAGCCAAGAGCCTGGCATTCCTGGGTGACACCCAACCTATAGAGTTTGCCGCCCGCTACGCTGGTGCAAGAGAAGTCGCCAACAAGCTGGGCATATCCATCAGGGCCCTGCCAACACACCTGTCGCCCGAGCGGACTGGCGAGGAAATCGCTGAGCATTTGCAGGAGATCGAAGGTGAGGTTGATGGCATCTTTGCGGCAACCGACACAATCGCGGTCGCCTGCCTCAAGGAGATTCGGGAACGCGGCATCGAAGTGCCACGCCAGCTAAAGATAGTCGGCTTCGACGATCTCCCGATTTCAAGTCAGACGGCGCCACCTCTCACGACAGTAAGGCAAGACATCGCTGCTGGCGCAAAGGGACTTGTGGACCTGTTGCTGAGACGCCTGGCCGGAGAAGATACGGAAAGTTTGGTTCTGCCTCCTCATCTGGTGATCCGCGAAACCGCTTGA
- a CDS encoding MFS transporter: MQTAVKQRLSLLRIIEMNIGFFGLQFSFGLQQANMGPIYGFLGADEATMPLLWLAGPMTGLIIQPIVGAMSDRTNTRFGRRTPYFLIGAIICTISLFLMPYSSTLWMAASLLWILDAGNNITMEPYRAYVADRLVPNQRSVGFLTQSAFTGLAQTLSYLAPTLLTAFVAQDVLDDNGIPVIVRIAFIIGAILSISTIVWSVWRVPELPMTEDEKAVLEQKPLTVKDTFAEIVDAIRDMPKPMRQLALAMLCQWYAMFAYWQYITFAVGRSIYDTSDPSSAAFREATLTTQQAGALYNFIAFVGALLLIPIVAKLGARFVHAICLTASGIAMLLIPGVETAPALFTLMLGIGIGWAGMMGNTYVMLADSIPAERNGIYMGIFNMFIVIPMLFQTLTMPLIYNPVLGGDPRNVLMLGGALMIVGAIATLFVDAGHRVPREQKALAS; this comes from the coding sequence ATGCAAACCGCCGTAAAACAACGGCTTTCGCTGCTGCGAATCATCGAAATGAATATCGGCTTCTTCGGCCTGCAATTCAGTTTCGGCCTGCAGCAAGCCAATATGGGACCGATCTACGGCTTCCTTGGTGCCGACGAAGCGACAATGCCACTTCTATGGCTTGCAGGCCCCATGACCGGTCTCATTATCCAGCCGATTGTCGGGGCCATGAGCGATCGCACCAATACGCGTTTCGGACGGCGCACCCCTTACTTCCTGATCGGTGCAATCATCTGCACAATCAGCCTGTTCCTGATGCCTTATTCGTCCACGCTCTGGATGGCTGCTTCGCTGCTTTGGATCCTGGATGCGGGCAACAACATCACGATGGAACCCTATCGCGCCTATGTCGCTGACCGACTTGTACCGAACCAGCGGTCGGTCGGCTTTCTTACACAAAGTGCTTTCACGGGCCTTGCTCAAACGCTGTCTTATCTCGCCCCGACCTTGCTGACGGCTTTCGTCGCGCAGGACGTGCTGGACGATAACGGCATTCCAGTCATTGTGCGCATTGCCTTCATCATCGGCGCAATCTTGTCGATCTCGACCATTGTCTGGTCCGTCTGGCGCGTTCCCGAACTGCCGATGACCGAAGATGAAAAGGCCGTGCTGGAACAGAAACCACTGACCGTGAAAGACACGTTCGCGGAAATTGTAGATGCAATCCGCGACATGCCAAAACCGATGCGTCAGCTTGCACTCGCCATGCTGTGCCAATGGTATGCGATGTTCGCCTATTGGCAGTACATCACGTTCGCCGTGGGACGCTCGATCTACGACACGTCGGATCCCTCCAGCGCGGCATTCCGCGAAGCCACGCTCACCACTCAGCAGGCGGGCGCTCTCTATAACTTCATTGCGTTTGTGGGGGCATTGTTGCTGATCCCGATCGTGGCAAAGCTTGGCGCACGATTTGTGCATGCAATCTGCCTCACGGCATCGGGTATAGCCATGCTGCTTATTCCGGGGGTGGAGACGGCACCGGCCCTCTTCACGCTGATGCTTGGCATCGGCATTGGCTGGGCCGGGATGATGGGGAATACTTATGTGATGCTGGCCGACTCAATTCCGGCGGAACGCAACGGTATCTATATGGGCATCTTCAACATGTTCATCGTCATTCCCATGCTGTTTCAGACGCTGACAATGCCACTGATCTATAATCCGGTGCTAGGCGGTGACCCGCGTAATGTCTTGATGCTGGGCGGAGCGCTTATGATCGTCGGAGCGATTGCGACCCTCTTTGTTGACGCGGGCCACAGAGTTCCGCGTGAACAAAAGGCGCTAGCGAGCTAA
- a CDS encoding TonB-dependent receptor — translation MKFRHALAFGTALSAFSTPVFAQDQEAGSEAVAEDGNEIIVTAVARGRNRLESSVSISAVGAEQIADLAPPSSADLIRQIPGIRAEASGGEGNANIAVRGIPVSTGGARYIQLQEDGLPVLEFGDIIFGNADNFLRADRNVARVEAVRGGSASTFASNSPGGVINFISKTGQREGGAIQGTIGVDFETYRVDFDYGAPLADDLYFHVGGFYRTGEGPRDIGYNGYDGGQIKANITKEFDGGYVRFHAKFLDDSTPTILPQPVFVGGTDSDPDYNAIPGFDPRRDSLYSPLITTALTLDGGNNPTTFNFQDGLSVESQAFGVEAEIDVGSGWTLTNRFRYANNSGSFVSPFPASAGAAQDIADGIGGAGSSIVFATGPNAGATADAASIGGNGLLTNVVLFNTRLNSLDNVTNDFRITKDFDFGAGSATFTTGFYFSRQDVDTDWLWTSFVQTVEGDGNAVLVDIVDAGGDTVTQNGVVGFGASFFGNCCRRNYDVRYSTYAPFASLGLEFDRLTLDASIRFDYGDANGTITGDGPTTNFDFDNDGNISPAEAQTSVLPLGSPSPVNYDFDYFSWSIGANYLLTDDLGIFARYSQGGRHTADRSLFSPAVSTVDGGLPGGDDGVIADVNQLELGLKYQGSGFSAYATGFFAETSETNVEIAPLLLTDTDYEAYGIEVEGSYSTGPFTLSAGATWTDSEIVDSLNAAIIGNTPRRQADFVYQATAQYDDGFFKAGANFIGTTDSFTQDNNQLELPAYTQVNAFLAVRPVERVEVALNATNLFNSEGYTEAEEGSIPANGIVRARSIAGRTIAASVRFDF, via the coding sequence ATGAAATTCCGTCACGCTTTGGCCTTTGGCACCGCGCTGAGTGCCTTTTCGACCCCCGTTTTCGCGCAGGACCAGGAAGCTGGTTCTGAGGCTGTTGCCGAAGATGGGAACGAGATCATCGTTACCGCCGTTGCACGCGGCCGGAACCGGCTCGAGAGTTCGGTTTCAATCAGTGCGGTTGGTGCAGAGCAGATTGCCGATCTTGCTCCGCCATCATCGGCTGACCTTATCCGCCAGATCCCGGGCATTCGCGCGGAGGCATCCGGGGGCGAAGGCAACGCCAATATCGCGGTGCGCGGTATCCCGGTATCGACCGGCGGTGCGCGCTATATTCAGCTCCAGGAAGACGGTCTGCCCGTCCTTGAATTCGGAGACATCATCTTCGGCAATGCCGACAATTTCCTGCGCGCCGACCGCAACGTCGCCCGCGTTGAAGCCGTGCGCGGTGGCTCCGCTTCGACCTTCGCATCGAACTCGCCCGGCGGCGTAATCAACTTCATCTCGAAAACCGGCCAGCGCGAAGGCGGTGCGATCCAGGGCACGATCGGCGTCGATTTTGAAACATACCGCGTCGACTTCGACTATGGCGCTCCGCTCGCAGACGACCTCTATTTCCATGTCGGCGGGTTCTATCGCACAGGTGAAGGCCCGCGTGACATTGGCTATAACGGCTATGACGGCGGTCAGATCAAGGCCAATATCACCAAGGAATTCGATGGCGGTTATGTCCGTTTCCACGCCAAGTTCCTTGACGACAGCACACCGACAATCCTGCCACAGCCGGTCTTCGTCGGCGGCACTGATAGCGATCCCGATTACAATGCCATTCCCGGCTTCGATCCGCGCAGGGATTCACTCTACAGCCCGCTCATCACGACTGCATTGACGCTGGATGGTGGCAACAATCCAACCACCTTCAACTTTCAGGACGGCCTTTCAGTTGAATCGCAGGCGTTCGGCGTCGAAGCCGAAATTGATGTTGGCTCTGGTTGGACGCTGACCAACCGCTTCCGCTATGCCAACAACTCGGGCAGCTTCGTCTCGCCATTCCCTGCCAGTGCAGGTGCGGCGCAAGACATCGCCGATGGTATCGGAGGCGCTGGTTCAAGCATCGTCTTCGCAACTGGCCCGAATGCCGGGGCAACTGCGGACGCCGCCAGCATTGGCGGCAATGGCTTGCTGACAAACGTTGTTCTCTTCAATACGCGGCTGAACAGCCTCGATAATGTCACCAACGATTTCCGTATTACCAAGGATTTCGATTTCGGTGCTGGTTCGGCGACTTTCACCACGGGCTTTTATTTCTCACGTCAGGACGTCGATACCGACTGGCTATGGACCTCTTTCGTCCAGACCGTCGAAGGGGATGGCAATGCTGTCCTAGTCGACATTGTCGATGCTGGCGGTGATACGGTCACACAGAACGGTGTGGTCGGTTTCGGCGCGAGCTTCTTTGGAAATTGCTGCCGTCGAAACTACGATGTCCGCTACAGCACCTATGCTCCGTTCGCATCGCTTGGGCTCGAGTTTGACCGGCTCACGCTCGATGCCAGCATCCGCTTTGACTATGGCGATGCGAATGGCACGATCACTGGCGACGGTCCGACAACCAACTTTGACTTCGACAATGATGGCAACATCAGCCCGGCCGAAGCGCAGACAAGTGTGCTGCCCCTCGGCAGCCCAAGTCCGGTCAATTACGACTTCGACTATTTCTCATGGTCAATCGGCGCGAACTACCTGCTGACTGACGATCTCGGTATCTTTGCACGGTATAGCCAAGGCGGACGCCACACCGCTGATCGTAGCCTGTTCTCCCCAGCGGTCAGCACCGTTGATGGAGGGCTGCCTGGCGGCGATGATGGCGTTATCGCAGATGTGAACCAGTTGGAGCTGGGCCTGAAATATCAAGGCAGCGGCTTTTCAGCCTATGCCACCGGCTTCTTCGCCGAAACTAGCGAGACCAATGTCGAGATTGCCCCACTGCTTCTGACCGACACAGATTACGAAGCCTACGGCATCGAAGTCGAAGGTTCGTATTCGACCGGACCGTTTACCTTGAGCGCAGGCGCGACCTGGACTGATAGCGAAATCGTGGACTCGCTAAATGCCGCGATCATCGGCAACACGCCGCGCCGTCAGGCCGACTTTGTCTATCAGGCGACGGCGCAGTATGATGACGGCTTCTTCAAAGCGGGTGCCAATTTCATCGGCACCACGGACAGTTTCACGCAGGACAACAACCAGCTTGAACTTCCGGCTTACACTCAGGTCAACGCCTTCCTTGCGGTGCGCCCTGTCGAACGGGTCGAAGTCGCTCTGAATGCAACGAATCTGTTCAACAGCGAAGGCTATACCGAGGCAGAAGAAGGATCGATCCCGGCCAACGGTATCGTCCGGGCACGCTCTATCGCGGGCAGAACGATCGCCGCCTCGGTGCGTTTCGACTTCTAA
- a CDS encoding glycoside hydrolase family 68 protein translates to MTTAWTANSIHEIENSKVLRVPLIDRADRSMLDADRIYWDMWPIQNRDGFVASIQGRELWMALSAPDRGDPSLRHFEAKIRLIERKSGKWFDLGNVLPDFAVDYEREWAGSAVTDGEGITLFFTAAGTDQRPGGYQQRLVESHAIIGPEGLPSAWTAPHLSIQKPSPGYMLANAHEGEAGKIKAFRDPAYFRDPADGREYLVFTASLADTRGDYNGAVGIARRDGDEWELLPPLIHADGVNNELERAHVVHHEGRYYAFWATQRSTFAPGLNHAPNGLYGMVSDSLFGEYRPLNGSGLVLANPDEEPLQSYSWFVSRELLVSSFVDFHGLKGQPLPADPGEANKLFGGVPAPLLKLAIDGDCCELAESAFA, encoded by the coding sequence ATGACCACTGCCTGGACTGCAAACAGCATCCACGAGATCGAGAACTCGAAAGTCTTGCGCGTGCCGCTGATTGATCGGGCTGATCGCAGTATGCTCGATGCCGATCGCATCTACTGGGATATGTGGCCGATCCAGAATCGAGACGGGTTCGTTGCGTCCATTCAGGGGCGTGAATTGTGGATGGCCTTGTCTGCACCGGACCGCGGCGACCCAAGCCTGCGCCATTTCGAGGCCAAAATCCGCCTGATCGAGCGCAAGTCGGGAAAATGGTTCGATCTTGGCAACGTGCTACCTGATTTCGCGGTGGATTATGAGCGTGAGTGGGCCGGTTCTGCTGTCACAGATGGTGAAGGCATCACTCTGTTCTTCACAGCGGCCGGGACCGATCAGCGCCCAGGCGGCTATCAGCAGCGACTTGTAGAATCCCATGCCATCATCGGCCCCGAAGGACTTCCGAGCGCCTGGACAGCGCCTCACCTGTCGATCCAGAAACCCTCCCCCGGCTACATGCTCGCGAATGCACATGAAGGGGAAGCAGGCAAGATCAAGGCGTTCCGCGATCCGGCCTATTTCCGCGATCCTGCCGATGGCCGGGAATATCTGGTTTTCACCGCGTCGCTCGCCGATACTCGGGGCGATTACAATGGGGCAGTCGGCATCGCCCGACGCGACGGCGATGAGTGGGAGTTGTTGCCGCCGCTGATCCATGCCGATGGTGTCAACAACGAGTTGGAACGAGCGCATGTCGTGCACCACGAAGGTCGCTATTACGCGTTTTGGGCGACCCAGCGTTCGACCTTTGCACCTGGCCTGAACCATGCGCCGAATGGCCTGTATGGCATGGTCTCCGACAGCTTGTTCGGTGAGTATCGCCCACTCAACGGATCGGGCCTGGTGCTTGCCAACCCGGACGAGGAACCTCTCCAAAGCTATAGCTGGTTTGTTTCGCGTGAGCTTCTTGTTTCGAGCTTCGTCGATTTTCATGGCCTGAAGGGTCAGCCTCTTCCTGCGGACCCTGGCGAAGCAAACAAGCTGTTCGGCGGCGTACCTGCTCCCCTTTTGAAACTGGCGATTGATGGTGACTGCTGCGAACTGGCGGAGTCAGCGTTCGCATGA
- a CDS encoding ROK family protein: protein MNSAGRPLLGGIEAGGTKFVLAVGHSPTEIIARHEIPTRDPATTLEHVCDWIEGQGTINALGIASFGPVELDRSSTLWGHITNTPKPAWTNCDLVGHFAERFGVPIGFDTDVNGAALAEYEHGAGKAAGSLAYITVGTGIGGGLVFHGKAIHGAAHPEMGHIFPRRHADDDQFEGICPHHGDCLEGLASGPAIKARWGASLSELPSDHIAHAIIADYLAQLAHSIVAMTAVEIIVLGGGVMRTHGLLERVNQSATELGAAYFPGGSKHKIVSPGLGHNAGLAGALMLANAVQPDH, encoded by the coding sequence ATGAATTCGGCAGGCAGGCCGCTATTGGGAGGTATCGAGGCTGGCGGAACCAAGTTCGTGCTTGCGGTCGGACACTCGCCAACTGAGATCATCGCGCGGCATGAAATTCCCACGCGTGACCCTGCGACAACGCTAGAACATGTCTGCGATTGGATTGAGGGTCAGGGTACAATCAACGCACTCGGGATTGCCAGCTTTGGCCCGGTTGAACTCGACCGCTCATCGACTCTCTGGGGCCACATCACCAACACTCCAAAGCCGGCTTGGACGAATTGCGACTTGGTTGGGCACTTTGCCGAACGATTTGGAGTGCCTATCGGCTTCGACACCGACGTGAATGGAGCCGCGCTTGCCGAATACGAGCATGGTGCGGGCAAGGCAGCCGGATCATTGGCTTACATTACCGTGGGCACCGGTATCGGCGGTGGTTTGGTGTTTCACGGAAAGGCAATTCACGGAGCCGCGCATCCTGAGATGGGTCACATCTTCCCGCGCCGCCATGCGGATGATGATCAGTTCGAGGGGATATGCCCTCACCACGGCGACTGCCTAGAAGGATTGGCGAGCGGTCCTGCAATCAAGGCACGTTGGGGAGCGTCGCTTTCCGAGTTACCTTCGGATCACATCGCGCATGCAATAATCGCCGACTATCTGGCTCAGCTAGCGCACTCGATTGTCGCTATGACGGCCGTTGAAATAATCGTTTTGGGCGGGGGTGTAATGAGGACGCATGGCTTGCTTGAGCGTGTGAACCAGAGTGCAACGGAACTCGGCGCCGCGTATTTTCCGGGCGGGTCAAAGCACAAGATCGTTTCACCAGGCCTTGGCCACAATGCCGGCCTCGCTGGAGCATTAATGCTCGCCAATGCCGTCCAGCCAGACCACTGA
- a CDS encoding TspO/MBR family protein: MSKTWILPAILAAIAAAIVAILGATITDLGPWYQSLEKPSWHPPDALFPIGWTAIYAFNTYAVVAAWRAAPTPKVSDTIIGLFALNAFLNITWSMIFFRIQRPDWAFVEVLLLWLSILALVVYCGRYSKTSALAFMPYLIWVTFAGALNWAVVDLNGPFG, encoded by the coding sequence ATGAGCAAGACCTGGATACTGCCTGCGATCCTTGCGGCGATCGCAGCTGCTATTGTCGCCATCCTCGGGGCAACGATCACCGATCTCGGCCCGTGGTACCAAAGCCTTGAAAAACCGAGCTGGCATCCGCCTGACGCGCTGTTCCCGATTGGCTGGACGGCGATCTACGCCTTCAACACTTATGCGGTTGTCGCCGCGTGGCGGGCCGCGCCCACGCCAAAGGTCTCAGACACGATCATCGGGTTGTTTGCGCTCAACGCGTTCCTCAACATCACTTGGAGCATGATCTTCTTCCGCATCCAGCGGCCCGATTGGGCGTTTGTCGAGGTGCTGCTGCTGTGGCTCTCGATCCTGGCGCTGGTGGTCTATTGCGGGCGCTATTCAAAGACTTCGGCTCTGGCGTTTATGCCCTACCTAATCTGGGTGACATTTGCCGGAGCGCTCAATTGGGCGGTCGTCGATTTGAACGGCCCATTTGGCTGA
- a CDS encoding geranylgeranyl diphosphate reductase: MTETIYDAVVVGGGPAGATAATDLALAGHSVLLMERGGRIKPCGGAVPPRMLEDFDIPQSLLVARSRSARMIAPSGRAVDMPVGEIGYVGMVDREEFDEWLRERARMSGAERLTGTFEKIERDDEAHPLVTFRRERGGPIERVRARVVVGADGARSAVAKQCLPNAERVKCVFAYHEIIKAPERDSEAYDGSRCDVFYQGRLSPDFYAWVFPHGDTASIGVGSANKGFSLRGAVSDMRSDLDLTRCETIRREGAPIPLKPLKRWDNGADVIVAGDAAGIVAPASGEGIYYAMVGGRFSAEAASQYLVTGEAKQLKRARSRFMKEHGRVFWILGMMQYFWYSSDKRRERFVTMCDDKDVQQLTWQAYMNKKLVRKKPMAHVKIFLKDTAHLLGLRAATR; this comes from the coding sequence ATGACCGAGACAATTTATGATGCCGTCGTAGTAGGCGGCGGGCCGGCCGGTGCTACTGCCGCGACTGACTTGGCGCTGGCCGGCCATTCGGTTTTGCTGATGGAACGAGGCGGGCGGATCAAGCCATGCGGCGGCGCCGTGCCCCCGCGAATGCTCGAGGATTTCGATATCCCGCAAAGCCTGTTGGTGGCGCGATCGCGCTCGGCACGGATGATCGCGCCGTCGGGGCGCGCGGTGGATATGCCGGTCGGCGAGATCGGTTATGTCGGCATGGTCGACCGCGAGGAATTCGACGAATGGCTGCGCGAGCGGGCGCGGATGTCCGGGGCCGAGCGGTTGACGGGCACTTTCGAAAAGATCGAGCGGGACGACGAGGCGCATCCGCTTGTGACCTTCCGGCGCGAACGCGGCGGACCGATCGAGCGTGTGCGGGCGCGCGTGGTGGTCGGTGCCGACGGTGCGCGCTCTGCCGTCGCGAAACAGTGCCTGCCAAATGCGGAGCGGGTCAAATGCGTCTTCGCCTATCACGAGATTATCAAGGCGCCGGAGCGCGACAGCGAGGCCTACGACGGGTCGCGCTGCGACGTGTTTTATCAGGGCCGTCTGTCGCCCGATTTCTACGCCTGGGTTTTCCCGCATGGTGACACGGCCAGCATTGGCGTGGGCAGCGCGAACAAGGGCTTCTCCCTGCGCGGCGCGGTTTCCGACATGCGCTCCGATCTCGATCTGACGCGCTGCGAAACGATCCGGCGCGAAGGCGCTCCAATCCCGCTCAAACCGCTAAAGCGATGGGACAATGGAGCCGATGTCATCGTCGCGGGCGATGCTGCTGGCATTGTCGCACCCGCATCGGGCGAGGGCATCTACTATGCCATGGTAGGCGGGCGGTTCAGCGCCGAGGCCGCGAGCCAGTACCTTGTGACCGGCGAAGCGAAGCAGCTCAAACGCGCGCGCAGTCGCTTTATGAAAGAGCATGGCCGCGTGTTCTGGATCCTCGGGATGATGCAGTATTTCTGGTATTCCAGCGACAAGCGCCGCGAGCGTTTCGTGACGATGTGCGACGACAAAGACGTGCAGCAGCTCACCTGGCAGGCCTATATGAACAAGAAGCTGGTGCGCAAAAAGCCGATGGCGCATGTGAAGATCTTCTTGAAGGATACGGCTCACCTGCTTGGCCTGAGGGCGGCAACGCGCTAG
- a CDS encoding BCD family MFS transporter produces MTTGDSIGMSWFGIARIGLVQASLGAVVMLATTVLNRIMVVELTMAAAIPAGLVAWHYAVQLSRPLWGHGSDQGRKRTPWILGGIAVLAMAALLATQATLMMQSQPTLGFALAILAYSLIGVGVGAGGTSALALLASTVAPKRRAAAAALTWIMMVAGIVVSAITVGQFLKPYSPERLLMVAAGLAVTVICITALATFRLERGAATFAETAKSEPPPDFRAALQEIWHEKAARRFTIFIFVSMIAFSMQDLILEPFAGLVFGMSPGDSTQLGGMHQGGILLGMIVAGVGGSAFSGRLPSDLRIWIVSGCLASAAALAGFAAAAIHGPGWPLGINAFILGLGNGVFAVAAIGAMMGLAGAGEKTREGVRMGVWGASQAIAFGLGGLIGALGVDIARRVQTSDGIAFQLIFAIEAALFVIAAALATRVTNTRTQTRPQTHQDTEVFA; encoded by the coding sequence ATGACGACCGGCGATAGCATCGGCATGAGCTGGTTCGGCATCGCGCGCATCGGCTTGGTGCAAGCCTCGCTCGGTGCGGTCGTCATGTTGGCGACTACGGTGCTCAACCGGATCATGGTGGTCGAGCTGACAATGGCGGCTGCAATTCCTGCCGGGCTGGTCGCCTGGCACTACGCGGTGCAGCTTTCGCGGCCACTATGGGGTCACGGTTCCGACCAAGGACGCAAACGCACGCCGTGGATTCTTGGCGGGATCGCGGTCCTTGCCATGGCAGCGCTTCTCGCAACGCAAGCGACGCTGATGATGCAGTCGCAGCCCACGCTTGGTTTTGCGCTAGCGATTTTGGCCTACTCCTTGATCGGTGTGGGCGTTGGCGCCGGCGGCACTTCGGCTCTGGCGCTGCTTGCGTCCACGGTCGCGCCGAAGCGCCGGGCTGCGGCTGCCGCACTCACATGGATAATGATGGTCGCCGGTATCGTGGTCTCGGCCATCACAGTTGGCCAGTTCCTCAAACCCTATTCGCCTGAGAGATTGCTGATGGTTGCTGCGGGCCTCGCCGTGACGGTCATTTGCATCACCGCACTGGCGACGTTCCGGCTGGAGCGCGGCGCGGCCACCTTCGCCGAAACCGCCAAGAGCGAACCACCGCCGGATTTCCGGGCTGCCCTGCAAGAGATATGGCACGAGAAAGCCGCGCGGCGCTTTACCATCTTCATCTTCGTTTCGATGATCGCCTTCAGCATGCAGGACCTGATCCTCGAGCCGTTTGCCGGACTGGTGTTCGGCATGTCGCCGGGCGATTCTACGCAGCTGGGCGGCATGCACCAGGGTGGCATATTGCTCGGCATGATCGTCGCTGGCGTAGGAGGCAGCGCGTTCTCCGGGCGCTTGCCAAGCGACCTACGTATCTGGATAGTGTCGGGCTGCCTCGCTTCGGCAGCGGCGCTCGCGGGCTTCGCGGCCGCTGCGATCCACGGACCGGGTTGGCCGCTCGGGATCAACGCTTTCATCCTTGGCCTCGGCAATGGTGTGTTCGCCGTCGCCGCTATCGGCGCGATGATGGGGCTTGCCGGAGCCGGAGAGAAAACGCGCGAGGGCGTGCGCATGGGCGTCTGGGGCGCAAGCCAAGCCATCGCATTCGGCCTTGGCGGACTCATTGGCGCGCTCGGCGTCGACATTGCACGCCGGGTCCAGACCAGTGACGGCATCGCCTTTCAACTCATCTTCGCAATCGAGGCTGCGCTGTTCGTCATCGCTGCCGCGCTTGCCACTCGCGTGACGAACACGCGCACACAAACCCGCCCGCAAACCCATCAAGACACAGAGGTGTTCGCATGA
- the chlG gene encoding chlorophyll synthase ChlG — protein sequence MERSAVSTRPAPIPALRDVVTLLKPITWFPPMWAFMCGAVSSGVGLDGRWLFVLGGVMLAGPLVCGTSQAVNDWFDRHVDAINEPDRPIPSGRIAGRWGLYIALIATAVSALVAWALGPLVFTAGLVGLALAWAYSAPPFRFKTSGWTGPAVVGFTYEGLSWFTGATVMLGALPATDVLIVLVLYSIGAHGIMTLNDFKAVEGDRETGLKSLPVTMGVAGAARFACAVMALAQITVIALLAFWGYTLSAALVTVVLVAQFAAMPRLMSDPKKYAPWYNGVGVTLYVFGMLAAALGLGGYI from the coding sequence ATGGAACGTTCAGCGGTCTCGACTCGACCAGCGCCGATTCCGGCGCTTCGGGACGTTGTCACCCTTCTCAAACCGATAACCTGGTTTCCCCCGATGTGGGCCTTCATGTGCGGCGCAGTGTCGTCTGGTGTGGGCCTCGATGGACGCTGGTTGTTCGTGCTTGGCGGGGTGATGCTCGCGGGGCCATTGGTTTGCGGGACCAGCCAGGCGGTGAACGATTGGTTCGACCGGCACGTCGATGCCATCAATGAGCCGGATCGCCCAATCCCTTCGGGCCGGATTGCCGGACGTTGGGGACTCTATATCGCGCTGATCGCGACAGCGGTTTCGGCGTTGGTCGCATGGGCACTCGGCCCGCTTGTGTTCACTGCCGGACTTGTCGGCCTGGCGCTGGCCTGGGCCTACAGCGCTCCGCCATTCCGGTTCAAGACGAGCGGCTGGACCGGCCCTGCGGTGGTGGGCTTCACCTACGAAGGGCTAAGCTGGTTCACCGGTGCGACCGTGATGCTCGGCGCATTGCCTGCAACCGATGTGCTGATCGTCCTCGTCCTCTATTCGATCGGCGCGCACGGGATCATGACGCTCAACGATTTCAAAGCGGTCGAAGGCGACCGTGAAACGGGCCTCAAATCTTTGCCGGTGACGATGGGCGTTGCCGGTGCTGCGCGGTTCGCCTGCGCGGTTATGGCGCTCGCGCAAATCACCGTCATCGCTCTGTTGGCTTTCTGGGGATACACTCTCTCGGCAGCGCTCGTGACCGTTGTGCTGGTCGCGCAATTTGCCGCGATGCCGCGGCTCATGTCCGATCCCAAGAAATACGCGCCGTGGTACAACGGTGTGGGCGTAACTCTCTATGTCTTCGGCATGCTTGCCGCGGCGCTCGGGCTTGGGGGTTACATCTGA